The genomic window CGTCATATAACACACAGACTACGTTATGTTATCGCATGCATGCAtatgaaaatctttttgaattttcagtttttaaaatattttatctcttaaatgaaaaatctgattgaagatctgtttttaccattaaatccctcgcgacgagatcttcgaaactagatctcatatagaTATATTTGGGCGATTTTCTtttttaaaagttgccatgtctattgcacatgaattgccatgatatttacacTGAAATTGctatgatatgtttcagctattttcttttaCATTTGAAAAtaaattttaacatattataaaacggggagttaagaaactagacttgtcatgcatcataaactaaaattgtcatgatacatgcacttaaaattgccatggttcatacaaaaaaatattttcatggttaaagtactggaattgccatcataaaaaaaactaaaattgtcatgatctaccaactaaaattgccacatggcaactttagttttaGCACTATGATAACTatagtgtaaacatcatgacaaCTTCTATGCAAATATTTTTTTCgttgaaacatatcaacatggagtctagttttgaagatctcgtcaggacggatttaatgatgaaaacatATTTTTAATTCGcctttttaattaggagataaaatatttttaagccaaaaataaaaaaaaatctgctgatgtcatctattcatacgtggcaaaatgagtggtgatggagccGTGTGGGTGATGTGTAAACGcacacacgtgtgggcgttagttttttcgTTCGATTAAAAAAcgaaaatgttaacgcccacacgtgtgggcgtttgcatctcgcccacatgcgtggatccgcgtccgttcgtgagcgcacgaatcttggcatgtttctagTGCCACGTAGGATTGGCCTGGTGTGTAGGCGTTCACCCGGTCGCCCACACGGCCGTTTTATCACATGAGAGGGTCTGGTGTGTGCGTGTTCAGCAGTTCGTCCACATGCCACTTTTCACGCACGCACAAGAgctagtgtgtgggcatttgccatctcgtcCACACGCCCGTCTCCTTTCCCACaccaagctgctagttgccatgtgttttgcagtgcaCATGACAACTGTCCTAatgtgctttataagcaggtggcaactctctttttacccgagttaccatgtgttttgcagggtacacgtcAACTGtctagtgtgcacgtaagcagatgtcaactctcttttaccgagttgccatgtgtttttgcatgataCATGTCAACTGCCCTaatgtgcacgtaagcagatggcaactcttccttttacatggcaactgccctagcatgcttgcGAGCACATGtcaactctctcaactgcctagtgttagtatgtggcaactcttaaagttttgaaatcatggcaactactgtagatcagaccatacatggcaactgcagttgaacaaccatgacaactgcagttgtccgacatggcaaccgtagttcagcgacatgacaactgcagttaaacgaacatggacgagggtctgaaccatggcaactgcgggcgcgcgaTGACTGTCACGTgtggcgtgcgggaccacgaggtacgtGGCCTGACATTCAGGGCGTGTGGGTGTTATCtacttcgcccacacgcacgcgtgtgagagagatcggaagaaaaaaaagatgtgtgggcattacttgttttgcccatgcgtaggtgtgtgggctgtttctctttatacaccacacaaaatatgTGGGCAGACTTCCTAATGCCCACACGCGTGGCACTTATCGGCGTGCTTAAaaaaaaatttagcatcatgcagcCTGTCAACAGTTTAGGATTTTAGACACTTTTTGATTAGCTGCCTTGGGCTGCAAAATGACAATGAACAAGAGCACGCGACATTTAGTTGTTCCATCTGAACTCCAACGCAGTAACTGTACGTCTACGCTTATGCGTATTCGAGGAAAAAAGAAGAAATCTGTTAACATGGTCCGTGAAAACAGTTTCTTATTTTTTTGGCGGGGTGCCATGCAAACAGTGAAAATCTGATTCCTGAATCTCGTAAAATATGTGCCCGCGTCACAGGTCAGACGCTGCAGTAATTCCACTTTAGATATGGCACAGCGTAAGTGCAGATGCAGACTGTTTTTTAGGAAAACTAGGAGGATCACCCCCGGCCGTGCCGTGCAGATGGAGATGCCATTCATAGATCCGACGGCCACCACGCGCGATCGACTGCAGAGGAGCGGAACAGAATAGTCTGCATCCTGAGAAGACGACGCATCAACCGATTTTCCAGCCCCTCTCGATGCAAACAGCAAACCGGAGACGATCATCATCGAGACGACAACGTGGACGATTCGCTACCAGGATACTTCCATACGGATCTCCTGCGTACACGTGAGTGAGTAACATTACGACTTACTATGAAGGACCACGCTCGACATTACTTCAACATGAACTGCAGTCGATTCATGGGGCCTACCATGAGCTCAAGCACAGATGAACCAGGAATGGTTGTGAAGTCCTAGGCGCGCGGTGGTAGGTAGCCAGGAGTGTGTCCGTCCATACACATAAATACACGGGCATGCTGACCAAGCTGAACCAGGAAAATTCACAGTCCACCGGAGCTCCCGTACCTACCACCACTCCCACTCCGGGCGAGGCGAGAAGAGTCAGCCATGGACACGGCCACCTTGCTCCCGGTGGCGCTGGCCCTCCTGGCCATCCCCGTCACGGCGCTCCTCCTCAACCGGCTCCGCTTCGGCAGGCTGCCCCCGGGGCCGCGCCCGTGGCCGGTGCTGGGCAACCTCTTCCAAATCGAGCCCGTGCGCTGCCGGTGCTTCGCCGAGTGGGCGGCCCGGTACGGGCCCATCATGACGGTCTGGTTCGGCTCGACGCCGATGGTGGTGGTGTCCACGCCGGAGCTGGCGCAGGAGGTGCTCAAGACCCACGACCAGCACCTGGCCGACCGCTCGCGGAACCGCTCCTCGGAGCGCTTCAGCCGCGGCGGCATGGACCTCATCTGGGCCGACTACGGCCCGCACTACATCAAGGTGCGCAAGTTCTGCAACCTCGAGCTCTTCACGCCGCGCCGCCTCGAGGCGCTCCGCCCCGTCCGCGAGGACGAGGTCACCGCCATGGTCGAGTCCGTGCACAGGGCCGGCAAGGAAGGGAAGCCGGTGGCGGTGCGGGAGTTCCTGGCCACGGTGGGCTTCAACAACATCACGCGCCTGGCCTTCGGGAAGCGGTTCCTGAACGCGGCAGGCGAGCTGGACGAGCAAGGGCGCGAGTTCAAGGAGATCGTCAACAATGGGATCAAGATCGGCGCGTCGCTGTCCATCGCCGAGCACATCCGGTGGCTCCGGTGGCTCACGCCCGTCGACGAGGTGGCCTATCAAGCCCACGGCGACAGGCGCGACCGGCTCACcgtcaagatcatggaggagcacgCCAGGGCCCTGGAGCGGAGCGGCACCAGCAAGCAGCATTTCGTGGACGCGCTCTTCACGCTCCGGGACAAGTACGACCTCAGTGACGACACCGTCATTGGCCTCCTCTGGGTAATCAATTGAATTAATGCCGCCATCCATAGTACTAACCACTGCACCACAAGCAACTGTTTTATATTATTAGTAATCGCGATTTGATTTGATTCCCTCACCTAATTAGTCACATTTGTCCGCGCGAGCAGGACATGATCACCGCCGGCACGGACACGACAGTGATAACCGTGGAGTGGGCGGTAGCGGAGCTGGTGAGGAACCCGATGGTGCAGCAGAAGGTGCAGGAGGAGCTGGACCGGGTGGTCGGCCGCGACCGGGTGCTGTCGGAGACGGACTTCCCCAACCTGCCCTACCTGCAGGCCGTCGTGAAGGAGTCGCTCCGGCTGCACCCGCCGACGCCGCTGATGCTCCCGCACAGGGCCAGCGCCGCCGTGAAGGTCGCCGGCTACGACATCCCCAAGGGAGCCAGCGTCACGGTGAACGTGTGGGCGATCGCGCGCGACCCCAAGGCGTGGGACAGCCCGCTCGAGTTCCGCCCCGAGCGCTTCCTCCACGACAACATCGACATCAAGGGCTGCGACTACCGCGTGCTGCCCTTCGGCGCCGGCCGCCGGGTGTGCCCCGGCGCGCAGCTCGGGATCAACCTCGTGGCGTCCATGATCGGGCACCTCCTGCACCACTTCACCTGGGCGCTGCCGGACGGGACCCGGCCGGAGGACCTTGACATGATGGAGTCCCCCGGGCTCATCACCTTCATGCGCACGCCGCTGCAGGTCGTCGCCACGCCGCACCTCGAAAAGGAAGAGCTCTACAAGCGGGTGGCCGCTGAGATGTGAGCGACCCGCGCCCTCCCATGCGTCCTGGTGGTTCAGAGCTCATGCTTCAAATTATGAAGTGTTGACGTGCCTTTTTTCGAGTTCTTAGTAGCTACTCCCTCTTtcccacaatataagacgttttttactACTATACCTATGCATTTATTTTGTTGTTAATCCATAAATATACTTGTGCTACATTATGAATTTCCCCTTTTTGCGATAGAACTTGTATTATTCAATCACCAGGATTACAATCAGGGAGACACAAGTTCTCAACGTCCTCGGGACCAGAGCATATAGCCAAACAACACCACGATTGTTGCGCCTAGCATAATAACTAGCTAAGAACATCTACAGCcgcgtctgtcggtgtcaaaactgacgaaTCTTGGATAGGGGattccgaactgtgcgtccaaggctgatgataacaggaggcgagggacacaatgtttacccaggttcgggccctctcgatggaggtaataccctacttcctgcttgattggtcttgatgatatgagtattacaagagttgatctaccacgagatcgtagaggctaaaccctagaagctagcctatggttatgattgttgttcttgtcctacggactaaaccctccagtttatatagacaccggagggggctagagttacacagagtcggttacagagaaggaaatctacatatccgaattgccaagcttgccttccacgcaaatgagagtcccacccggacacgggacgaagtcttcaatcttgtatcttcatagtccaacagtccggccaaagtatatagtccggctgtgcgaggaccccctaatccaggactccctcagtagcccctgaaccgggattcaatgacgatgagtccggcgcgcagattgtcttcggcattgcaaggcgggttccttctccgaatactccacagaagattttgaacacaaggatcgtgtccggctctgcaaaacaaatttcacacactaccgtagagagcataatattccacaaatctaatctgctgacaacttttcatagcgtaacatcactgttggggaacgtagtaatttcaaaaaatttcctacacacacgcaagatcatggtgatgcatagcaacgagaggggagagtgttgtccacgtaccctcgtagaccgaaagcggaagcgttataacaacgcagttgatgtagtcgtacgtcttcacgatccgaccgatccaagtaccgaacgtgcggcacctccgagttcagcacacgttcagctcgatgacgatccccggactccgatccagcagggtgtcggggaagagttccatcagcacgacggtgtggtgacgatgatgatgttctaccgacgcagggcttcgcctaagcaccgctacgatatgaccaaggtgaaatatggtggaggggggcaccgcacatggctaagaaacaatcacgaagatcaacttgtgtgctatgaggtgccccctgcccccgtatataaaggagggaggggggaggtgcggccggcccctaggggtgcgcctggaggagtcctactcccaccgggagtaggactccaccttcttgccttgttggagaaggaagggggaaggggaaaagagaaaaggggggcgccgccccccttccttgtcctattcggactagggggggagggggcgcgcggcctgccctggccggccctcctcttctcccttatggcccatgtaggcccattaacctgttggagaacgttgcataaaataaatttttttcctacgttcaccaagatcaatctatgagttcatctagcaacgagagagaggagtgcatctacatacccttgtagatcgcgagcgaaagcgttcaagagaacggggttgagggagtcgtactcgtcgtgatccaaatcaccggagatcctagcgccgaacggatggcacctccgcgttcaacacacgtacggtcagcgtaacgtctcctccttcttgatccagcaagggggaaggagaggttgatgaagatccagcagcacgacggcgtggtggtggatgcagcaggatttcggcagggcttcgccaagcgcttgcgggagggagaggtgtagcaagggggggagggaggcgccaggtgtcagggtgcggctgccctcccacccccctctttatatagggaccccagggggggcgccggccctaggagatgggatctcctagggggggcggcggccaaggggggaaacttgcccccaaggcaagtggaggcgccccctcccctagggttcccaaccctaggcgcaaaggggggcccaggggggcgcaccagcccaccaggggctggttcccctcccacttcagcccatgggcccctccgggatgggtggccccacccggtggacccccgggacccttccggtggtcccggtacaatactggtgacccccgaaactttcccaatggccgaaactcgacttctcatatataattctttacctccggaccatttcggaactcctcgtgacgtccgggatctcatctgggactccgaacaacttttcgtttgctgcatactcatatctctacaaccctagcgtcaccgaaccttaagtgtgtagaccctacgggttcgggagacctgcagacatgaccgagactgctctccggtcaataaccaacagcgggatatggatacccatgttggctcccacatgctcctcgatgatctcatcggatgaaccacgatgtcgaggattcaagcaaccccgtatacaattccctttgtcaatcggtatgttacttgcccgagattcgatcgtcggtatcccaatacctcgttcaatctcgttaccggcaagtcactttactcgtaccgtaatgcatgatcccgtgaccagacacttggtcactttgagctcattatgatgatgcattaccgagtgggcccagtgatacctctccatcatacggagtgacaaatcccagtctcgatccgtgtcaacccaacagacactttcagagatacccgtagtatacctttatagtcacccagttgcgtcgtgacgtttggtacacccaaagcactcctacggtatccgggagttacacaatctcatggtctaaggaaaagatacttgacattggaaaagctctagcaaaacgaactacacgatcttgtgctatgcttaggattgggtcttgtccatcacatcattctcctaatgatgtgatcccgttatcaatgacatccaatgtccatagtgaggaaaccatgactatctgttgatcaacgagctagtaaactagaggctcaatagggacatattgtggtctatgtattcacacgtgtattacgatttttggataatacaattatagcatgaataaaagacaattatcatgaataaggaaatattaataataatccttttattattgcctctagggcatatttccaacagtctcccacttgcactagagtcaataatctagttacattgtgatgaatcgaacacccatagagttctggtgttgatcatgttttgctcgcggaagaggtttagtcaacggatctgcaacattcagatccgtatgtactttgcaaatatctatgtctccatcttgaacattttcacggatggagttgaaacgacgcttgatgtgcctggtcttcttgtgaaacctgggctccttggcaagggcaatagctccagtgttgtcacagaagagagtgattggccccgacgcattgggtatgactcctaggtcggtgatgaactccttcatccatattgcttcatgcgctgcctctgaggctgccatgtactccgcttcacatgtagatcccgccacgacgctctgcttgcaactgcaccagcttactgctccacgattcaacatatacacgtatccagtttgtgacttagagtcatccagatctgtgtcgaagctagcgtcgacgtaaccctttacgacgagctcttcgtcacctccatagacgagaaacatgtcctttgtccttttcaggtacttcaggatattcttgaccgctgtctagtgttccttgccgggattactttggtaccttcctaccaaacttacggcaaggtttacatctggtctggtacacagcatggcatacataatagatcctatggctgaggcatatgagATGACTCTCATCtcctctttatcttctgccgtggtcgggcattgccGAGCTCAAtcttacaccttgcaacacaagcaagaaccctttcttggactgatccatattaaacttcttcaatatcttatcaaggtatgtgctttgtgaaagacctatgaggcgtcttgatctatccctatagatcttgatgcctaatatgtaagcagcttctccaaggtccttcattgaaaaacacttattcaagtaggccttaatgctgtccaaaagttctatatcatttcccatcaaaagtatgtcatctacatataatatgagaaatgctacagagctcccactcactttcttgtaaacgcaggcttctccataagtctgcataaacccaaacgctttgatcatctcatcaaagcgaatgttccaactccgagatgcttgcaccagcccataaatggatcgctggagcttgcataccttgttagcattcttaggatcgacaaaaccctccggctacatcatatacagttcttccttaagatagccgagggagtcctggattagggggtgtctggatggccggactaagacctttggccggactcccggactatgaagatacaagattgaagactccgtcccgtgtccggatgggactttccttggcgtggaaggcaagcttggcgatacgatatgaagatctcctcccattgtaaccgactctgtgtaaccctagccctctccggtgtctatataaaccggatagttttagtccatagaaaaaacaacaatcgtaccataggctagcttctagggtttagccactccgatctcgtggtagatctactcttgtactacccatatcatcaatattaatcaagcatgagtagggttttacctccatcgagagggcccgaacctgggtaaaaacatcgtgtcccttgtctcctgttaccatccgcctagatgcacagtgcgggaccccctacccgagatccgccagttttgacactgacattggtgctttcattgagagttcctctgtgtcgtcgcctttaggcccgatggcttcttcgctcgtcaatcgcgatgcggtctgggatgagacttttctcctcggacagatcttcgtattcggcggcttcgcactgcgggccgactcattcggccatctggagcagatcgaaagctacgcccctggccatcaggtcaggtttggaagcttaaactacacggccaacatccgtggggacttgatcttcgacggatttgagccacgaccgggtgcgccgcactgtcacgatgggcatgatttagctctgtcatcggacaacgcccagagcgtcgctcaggtgtccgctccgaccattagctcggagcccactacgccagtcggggacggatggttggacgccaccccggaaactgcaatctctacggcgatagggccggataccagcctagtccctcgcaaggcccgtgactccaaggtgtcggactccgatCCGggctccgtaaatcccgcacctcttctgattaagcccgattgggctccggtcatggagttcaccgccgtggatgtctttcagcactcaccttttggcaacatcccgaattcgttaaagtctctctctttgtcaggagagccctggccggactacggccaacacggttgggatgcggacgacgaagaaattcgtagcccacccaccac from Triticum aestivum cultivar Chinese Spring chromosome 3B, IWGSC CS RefSeq v2.1, whole genome shotgun sequence includes these protein-coding regions:
- the LOC123071098 gene encoding cytochrome P450 98A1 — encoded protein: MDTATLLPVALALLAIPVTALLLNRLRFGRLPPGPRPWPVLGNLFQIEPVRCRCFAEWAARYGPIMTVWFGSTPMVVVSTPELAQEVLKTHDQHLADRSRNRSSERFSRGGMDLIWADYGPHYIKVRKFCNLELFTPRRLEALRPVREDEVTAMVESVHRAGKEGKPVAVREFLATVGFNNITRLAFGKRFLNAAGELDEQGREFKEIVNNGIKIGASLSIAEHIRWLRWLTPVDEVAYQAHGDRRDRLTVKIMEEHARALERSGTSKQHFVDALFTLRDKYDLSDDTVIGLLWDMITAGTDTTVITVEWAVAELVRNPMVQQKVQEELDRVVGRDRVLSETDFPNLPYLQAVVKESLRLHPPTPLMLPHRASAAVKVAGYDIPKGASVTVNVWAIARDPKAWDSPLEFRPERFLHDNIDIKGCDYRVLPFGAGRRVCPGAQLGINLVASMIGHLLHHFTWALPDGTRPEDLDMMESPGLITFMRTPLQVVATPHLEKEELYKRVAAEM